A section of the Orenia marismortui DSM 5156 genome encodes:
- the gyrA gene encoding DNA gyrase subunit A, with protein sequence MKDKNIMPVAIEDKMRNSYLNYSLSVIIDRALPDVRDGLKPVHRRILYATKKLGLLPNKPHKKSARIVGEVLGKYHPHGDSAVYNAMVRMAQDFSQRYQLIDGHGNFGSIDGDSAAAMRYTEARLATISEELLQDIEEETVDFTDNFDGSLQEPTVLPSRVPNLLINGSSGIAVGMSTNIPPHNLVEVIDGLIKLLADNDITIEELMNTIPGPDFPTGGVIVGNDGIKSAYKTGKGKITLRGKSEIEDRGRGRERIVITEIPYQLSKSKLIEEIADTVKKGKIDNISDVRDESDRDGLRIVIDLKKKANPTIILNRLYKYTSLQSNMRINMLALVKQQPKVMNIKKILESFLDFRREVITRRTRYKLNTAKDKEHLLIGLKKATDQLDKVIQIIRSSKSPKDARKNLQRKLEVTKKQSEAILNIRLQKLVSLEIQKLEDDLKEIRATIKHLESILNSSEILNNIVRDELIEIKENYGDKRKTKILADDSKAEIEKEDLIKDKEVVISLSYRNYIKRADSLENVRSGKNDFITHISKGRSLDQILFFTNTGQSYSITAHELPEHHGLSNGDPLTQFLKLPMNEKIVAMIVLTEQVKDNYITIATKDGQVKKTKGEEYESTISSIKAINLNDGDEVVGVKVTTGNNQILLGTKEGYTIHFKEDEINDTGRNTKGSKGINLNNNDKVISFNIVKDDKIVVSLTKEGRGKASPIDDYTLQKRNGKGLQTMSNNKYKLLDILTAHKNDKIALVSDSGEIFEKEVNDITSTKRLGSMYTQVKLTDDELIEIHRLPRLSSTTKDND encoded by the coding sequence ATGAAAGATAAAAATATTATGCCCGTAGCTATTGAAGATAAAATGCGTAATTCATATTTAAATTATTCATTAAGTGTTATTATTGACCGTGCTTTACCTGATGTTAGAGATGGGTTAAAACCTGTACATAGAAGAATTTTATATGCTACTAAGAAATTAGGCTTATTACCAAATAAACCACATAAAAAATCAGCTCGTATTGTTGGTGAAGTTTTAGGTAAGTATCACCCTCATGGTGATAGCGCTGTATATAATGCAATGGTTAGAATGGCTCAAGATTTTAGTCAAAGATATCAATTAATTGATGGTCATGGAAACTTTGGTTCAATTGATGGTGATAGTGCAGCGGCTATGCGTTATACAGAAGCTAGATTAGCTACTATCTCCGAAGAACTACTTCAAGACATTGAAGAAGAGACTGTTGATTTCACTGACAACTTTGATGGTAGTCTACAAGAACCAACTGTATTACCATCTAGAGTACCTAACCTATTAATCAATGGTTCTAGTGGAATTGCTGTCGGAATGAGTACAAATATTCCACCTCATAATTTAGTAGAAGTTATCGATGGATTAATTAAACTACTAGCAGACAATGATATTACTATTGAAGAGCTAATGAATACTATTCCAGGTCCTGATTTTCCTACAGGAGGGGTTATTGTTGGAAATGATGGCATTAAAAGTGCTTACAAAACTGGAAAAGGAAAGATAACATTACGTGGTAAGAGTGAAATTGAAGATCGTGGTCGTGGTAGAGAACGTATAGTTATTACTGAAATACCTTACCAACTAAGCAAGTCTAAGTTAATAGAAGAGATTGCTGATACAGTTAAAAAAGGTAAGATAGACAATATTAGTGATGTTCGTGATGAATCTGATCGTGATGGACTAAGAATTGTGATCGATTTAAAGAAGAAAGCCAACCCTACCATAATCTTAAATCGTTTATATAAATACACCTCTTTACAATCTAATATGAGAATTAATATGTTAGCCTTAGTTAAGCAACAGCCAAAAGTAATGAACATTAAAAAGATACTTGAATCTTTCTTAGACTTTAGAAGAGAAGTTATTACTAGAAGGACAAGATATAAATTAAATACGGCTAAAGATAAAGAACATCTACTAATAGGCCTTAAAAAGGCAACAGATCAGTTAGATAAAGTAATTCAGATTATCAGAAGTTCTAAATCTCCAAAAGATGCTAGAAAGAATCTACAACGAAAATTAGAAGTTACTAAAAAACAGTCAGAAGCTATTTTGAATATTAGATTACAAAAATTAGTTAGTCTAGAAATCCAAAAATTAGAGGATGATTTAAAAGAAATTCGAGCAACCATTAAACATTTAGAATCCATCTTAAATAGTAGTGAAATACTTAATAATATTGTTAGAGATGAATTAATTGAAATCAAAGAAAATTATGGTGATAAGCGTAAAACCAAGATTTTGGCTGATGACTCTAAAGCTGAAATAGAAAAAGAAGATCTTATTAAAGATAAAGAAGTAGTTATCTCCTTATCTTATCGTAATTATATCAAACGTGCTGATAGCTTAGAAAATGTTAGATCTGGCAAGAATGACTTTATTACTCATATTTCTAAAGGAAGAAGCCTTGACCAAATCTTATTCTTTACCAATACTGGGCAGAGCTATAGTATAACAGCACATGAATTACCTGAACATCATGGATTATCTAATGGAGATCCACTAACTCAATTCTTAAAACTACCTATGAATGAAAAGATTGTAGCTATGATTGTATTAACTGAGCAGGTAAAAGATAATTATATTACTATCGCTACAAAAGATGGACAAGTTAAGAAGACCAAAGGTGAAGAATATGAAAGTACTATCTCTTCAATTAAAGCAATTAACCTAAATGATGGTGATGAAGTAGTTGGGGTTAAAGTTACTACTGGTAATAATCAAATACTACTAGGTACAAAAGAAGGCTATACTATCCACTTTAAAGAAGATGAAATTAATGATACTGGTCGGAATACTAAGGGAAGTAAAGGAATTAACCTAAATAATAATGATAAAGTAATCAGCTTCAATATAGTAAAAGATGACAAAATAGTTGTATCATTAACCAAAGAAGGTCGTGGAAAAGCAAGCCCAATTGATGATTATACTCTACAGAAGAGAAATGGAAAAGGGCTACAAACCATGTCAAATAATAAGTATAAGCTTTTAGATATATTAACTGCTCACAAGAATGATAAAATCGCCTTAGTCAGTGATAGTGGAGAAATCTTTGAAAAAGAAGTAAATGACATTACATCAACTAAGCGTTTGGGGAGCATGTACACCCAGGTTAAGCTAACAGATGATGAATTAATTGAAATTCATAGATTACCTAGACTAAGTTCTACTACTAAAGATAATGACTAA
- the hisH gene encoding imidazole glycerol phosphate synthase subunit HisH, protein MIKIIDYGMGNLRSVQKSFEKVGYQAQISSNKYEILNADGIVLPGVGAFKDAMKNLQDLDLIDPIYQVINEGKPFLGVCLGFQLLFTESEEFGHSKGLDIISGSVKKFPNNLGLKIPHIGWNQLNIKQDNKLYEGLDDGEFQYFVHSYYVETENQDVIGATTDYGIEFVSSIAKDNIYGAQFHPEKSSEKGLQILKNFGKIVEEQ, encoded by the coding sequence ATGATTAAGATTATAGATTATGGGATGGGCAATTTGAGGAGTGTACAAAAGAGCTTTGAAAAGGTTGGTTATCAAGCGCAAATAAGCAGTAATAAATATGAAATATTAAATGCTGATGGAATTGTTCTACCAGGGGTAGGTGCTTTCAAGGATGCTATGAAGAACCTTCAAGATTTAGATTTAATAGATCCTATCTATCAAGTTATTAATGAAGGAAAGCCTTTTTTAGGTGTTTGTTTAGGATTTCAGTTGTTATTTACCGAAAGTGAAGAGTTTGGACATAGCAAAGGCTTAGATATTATCTCAGGTTCAGTAAAGAAGTTTCCTAATAATTTAGGACTTAAAATTCCACATATAGGTTGGAATCAATTAAATATCAAACAAGATAATAAGCTTTACGAAGGATTAGACGATGGAGAGTTTCAATATTTTGTACATTCTTATTATGTCGAGACAGAAAATCAAGATGTAATAGGTGCCACAACTGATTATGGAATTGAGTTTGTATCAAGTATTGCTAAAGATAATATTTATGGGGCTCAATTTCATCCAGAGAAGAGTAGTGAAAAAGGCTTACAGATTCTTAAAAATTTCGGAAAAATAGTTGAAGAGCAGTAA
- a CDS encoding chemotaxis protein CheA, producing MDMNDFQELYASESREHLDILNDSLLTLENNPEDMEMINESFRAAHTLKGMAGTMGFDNVSELAHAMENVLDLLRDEKLVVNTEVVNLLFRAVDMLELLSNNPDEVEGMDELISELKSYSQDDTVVNNNETVVKSGGESEFSLSKEELELITQNEGNPMIIKVKLEADCVFKSLRADMIFEALEEYGELIKSNPEIEKIKNEELNDIFHVLFLSRDEEEIIYNSINTISEVEEIEIKVVEDINSLLEKEDKKEEKTKQSSKKNSSKKKRKATSLSKRLKSNNTIRVDVERLDSLMNLVAELVIKRTQVESVGTSYNLDELNKKLKPLSKVTTELQNAVMEMRMVPISIVFNRFPRLVRDLAQDLNKDINLVIEGEETELDRTIIDEIGDPLVHMIRNSIDHGVENPDEREKIGKSRQGLVKLSAFHEGNNVVIQIQDDGKGINPEFIRNKAVEKGVVTTEELANMTDDEVINLIFAPGFSTNEEVSDVSGRGVGMDVVKTKIESLSGSVDISSEVGKGSIFTIKLPLTLSIIQGFLTKVANQEYVIPLESIQEIVDVNPEEIQTIRQERVIHRRGSVIPLISLRQKLKKEPLEEERLEIPTVIVEVGNDNYGLMVDSIIGQQEVVIKRINDLSENLQKIAGGAILGDGSIALIVNVEEITTA from the coding sequence ATGGATATGAATGATTTTCAAGAGTTGTATGCTAGTGAATCTAGAGAGCATTTGGACATCTTAAATGATTCATTATTAACTTTGGAGAATAATCCTGAAGATATGGAAATGATAAATGAATCTTTTAGAGCAGCTCATACTTTAAAAGGTATGGCTGGTACTATGGGCTTTGATAATGTTAGTGAATTAGCCCATGCTATGGAAAATGTACTAGACTTACTAAGAGATGAAAAATTAGTTGTAAATACGGAGGTTGTTAATTTACTATTTAGAGCCGTAGATATGTTGGAATTATTAAGTAACAACCCCGATGAAGTAGAGGGAATGGATGAATTAATTAGTGAATTGAAGTCTTATTCTCAAGATGATACAGTTGTTAATAATAATGAAACTGTTGTTAAAAGTGGTGGAGAATCAGAATTTAGTTTAAGCAAAGAAGAGTTAGAATTGATTACCCAAAATGAGGGTAATCCAATGATTATTAAAGTTAAATTAGAAGCAGACTGTGTATTTAAATCACTTAGAGCCGATATGATCTTTGAAGCGTTGGAAGAATATGGGGAATTAATTAAATCTAACCCAGAGATTGAAAAGATTAAAAATGAAGAGTTAAATGATATTTTTCATGTCTTATTTTTAAGTAGGGATGAAGAAGAGATTATCTATAATTCTATCAATACTATCTCTGAGGTTGAAGAAATAGAGATTAAAGTTGTTGAAGATATTAATTCTTTGTTAGAGAAAGAAGATAAAAAAGAAGAAAAGACTAAACAATCTTCTAAGAAGAACAGTTCTAAGAAGAAAAGAAAAGCTACTTCATTATCAAAAAGATTGAAGTCTAATAATACTATTCGAGTCGATGTAGAACGTTTAGATTCATTAATGAATTTAGTGGCAGAACTGGTTATTAAACGTACTCAAGTTGAATCAGTTGGTACAAGTTATAACTTAGATGAGCTAAATAAAAAATTAAAACCATTAAGTAAGGTAACTACAGAGTTGCAGAATGCTGTTATGGAAATGAGAATGGTTCCAATTAGTATAGTCTTTAATCGTTTTCCTAGGTTAGTACGTGATTTAGCTCAGGATTTAAATAAAGATATTAATTTAGTAATTGAAGGTGAAGAGACTGAATTAGATCGAACAATTATTGATGAAATCGGTGATCCTTTAGTTCATATGATAAGAAATTCTATTGATCATGGAGTTGAAAATCCTGATGAAAGAGAAAAAATAGGAAAGAGTAGACAGGGATTAGTTAAATTATCTGCTTTCCATGAAGGTAACAATGTTGTAATTCAGATTCAAGATGATGGGAAAGGTATTAACCCTGAGTTTATTAGAAATAAAGCTGTAGAAAAAGGAGTTGTAACTACAGAAGAGTTAGCTAATATGACCGATGATGAAGTTATTAATTTAATATTTGCTCCTGGATTTAGTACTAATGAAGAGGTTAGTGATGTATCAGGTAGAGGAGTAGGTATGGATGTTGTTAAGACTAAAATTGAATCTTTAAGTGGTTCGGTAGATATTAGTTCTGAAGTTGGAAAAGGTTCTATCTTTACTATTAAATTACCATTGACATTATCTATTATTCAAGGATTCTTAACAAAGGTTGCAAACCAAGAGTATGTAATACCTTTAGAATCAATCCAAGAGATTGTTGATGTAAATCCTGAAGAAATTCAAACTATTAGACAGGAAAGAGTTATTCATCGACGTGGTTCTGTAATTCCGTTGATTTCTTTACGCCAAAAGTTAAAGAAGGAACCACTAGAAGAAGAGAGATTAGAGATCCCTACAGTTATTGTAGAAGTAGGAAATGATAACTATGGTTTAATGGTTGATTCTATTATTGGACAGCAGGAAGTAGTAATTAAAAGAATTAATGATTTATCAGAGAACCTTCAAAAGATTGCCGGTGGAGCTATCTTAGGAGATGGTAGTATAGCTTTAATTGTTAATGTAGAAGAAATTACAACTGCTTAG
- the hisIE gene encoding bifunctional phosphoribosyl-AMP cyclohydrolase/phosphoribosyl-ATP diphosphatase HisIE translates to MSISNLKFDEKGLIPAIIQDAETKEVLMMAYMNEESLRNTIRTGRTCFWSRSRQELWWKGESSGNIQEVEEIDYDCDGDTLLLKVKQTGGACHTGHKSCFYRGIKREKEAEKVFDPEEVYKKALDCDILDELYDVIKDRRNNPKEGSYTSSLYNKGENAFLKKIGEEATEVVMAAKENDSGEIIYEVADLFYHLLVMMVYYDVSLKDIFKELESRR, encoded by the coding sequence ATGTCTATAAGTAATTTGAAGTTTGATGAAAAAGGATTAATTCCAGCTATCATTCAAGATGCAGAAACTAAAGAGGTTCTAATGATGGCATATATGAATGAAGAGTCTCTGAGAAATACTATTCGTACAGGTAGAACATGTTTTTGGAGTAGAAGCCGCCAAGAATTATGGTGGAAAGGTGAAAGTTCTGGAAATATCCAAGAGGTTGAAGAGATAGATTATGACTGTGATGGAGATACATTATTATTAAAAGTAAAGCAAACTGGTGGGGCTTGTCATACAGGACATAAATCTTGTTTTTATCGTGGAATAAAACGTGAGAAGGAAGCAGAAAAGGTTTTTGATCCTGAAGAGGTTTATAAAAAAGCTTTAGATTGCGATATTTTAGATGAATTGTATGATGTTATCAAAGATAGAAGAAATAATCCAAAGGAAGGGTCCTATACTTCATCTTTGTATAACAAAGGTGAAAATGCCTTCTTAAAGAAGATTGGAGAAGAAGCTACTGAAGTTGTTATGGCTGCTAAGGAGAATGACTCTGGAGAAATTATTTATGAAGTAGCTGATCTGTTCTATCATTTATTAGTCATGATGGTTTACTATGATGTAAGCTTAAAAGATATTTTTAAAGAATTAGAGAGTAGAAGATAA
- the hisB gene encoding imidazoleglycerol-phosphate dehydratase HisB — MRQVTIDRQTSETEIRLNINLDGNGKSNIDTPVPFLNHMLDLFTRHGLFDLEIEANGDVEIDDHHTVEDIGIVLGQAIKKAVGDKAGINRYGNEFVPMDDALLHVVLDLSGRYYLNFEVEELKEKVGDFDTELVEEFFRAVAFNAGLNIHIRKLAGYNTHHIIEGIFKSFGRSLSKAVTINDRITGVMSTKGKL; from the coding sequence ATGCGCCAAGTAACTATTGATCGTCAGACTAGTGAAACTGAGATTAGATTAAATATTAACTTAGATGGCAATGGAAAGTCTAATATAGATACTCCAGTACCTTTCTTAAACCATATGCTAGATCTATTTACTCGACATGGACTATTTGATTTAGAAATAGAGGCCAATGGTGATGTAGAGATTGATGATCATCATACTGTTGAAGATATCGGGATTGTATTAGGGCAAGCTATTAAGAAGGCTGTTGGGGATAAAGCAGGAATTAACCGTTATGGTAATGAGTTTGTTCCAATGGATGATGCTTTATTACATGTAGTCTTGGATTTAAGTGGAAGATATTATTTGAACTTTGAGGTAGAAGAGCTTAAAGAGAAGGTAGGAGATTTTGATACTGAGTTGGTAGAAGAGTTTTTTAGAGCGGTTGCCTTTAATGCTGGGTTGAATATACATATTAGAAAGTTAGCAGGCTATAATACCCATCATATTATTGAAGGAATCTTTAAATCTTTTGGAAGATCATTATCTAAAGCAGTTACTATTAATGATAGAATTACAGGGGTAATGTCAACTAAAGGAAAGCTATAA
- a CDS encoding response regulator has product MSKSVLIVDDAQFMRTMLGKLIEENGYEVAGQAINGEEAIQKYMDLSPDLVTMDITMPKMDGVEATKQIIAYDSEAKVVMCSAMGQKPMVVESLKAGAKDFIVKPIKPNKVKDALKNILG; this is encoded by the coding sequence TTGTCGAAGTCTGTATTAATTGTTGATGATGCACAATTTATGAGAACAATGTTGGGTAAATTGATTGAAGAGAATGGTTATGAAGTAGCTGGACAAGCTATTAATGGAGAAGAAGCAATACAAAAGTATATGGATTTATCTCCTGATTTAGTAACTATGGATATAACAATGCCTAAAATGGATGGTGTAGAAGCTACTAAACAGATTATAGCTTATGATTCTGAAGCTAAGGTGGTTATGTGTAGTGCTATGGGGCAAAAACCTATGGTTGTAGAGTCGCTAAAGGCTGGAGCGAAAGACTTTATAGTAAAACCTATTAAGCCTAATAAAGTAAAGGATGCTTTGAAGAATATTCTAGGTTAA
- a CDS encoding protein-glutamate methylesterase/protein-glutamine glutaminase produces the protein MTSQLEKSRTIKVLVVDDSAFMRKVISEMLEEADNIEVIDRARNGIDALRKLEKCNPDVITLDVEMPKMDGLQFLEKLVQVTGKSIPVVMLSSLTTKQSKTTIKALELGAVDFVAKPSGSISLDINKVQEKLIEKVRLAAKAKVKLDKAPSLSNTSLSLKKRKLKRINRNKKNLSQGQRPASNKKLVVIGASTGGPRALKEVVTLLPEDLNAEILIIQHMPPGFTTSLAERLNKLSKIKVKEAQEGDRLEKGLALLAPGDYHMVIERGKVSLSQSDKVHNVRPAVDITMESVIAEYGNNIVGVLLTGMGKDGAEGLKLIRDAGGQTIAQDEESCVVYGMPKAAYELGAVDVVKSIDDIAVEIVRRVNS, from the coding sequence TTGACTTCTCAGTTGGAAAAATCGCGAACAATCAAAGTATTAGTAGTAGATGATTCTGCTTTTATGAGAAAAGTAATCAGTGAAATGTTAGAAGAAGCAGATAATATAGAAGTTATTGATCGGGCAAGGAATGGAATAGATGCTTTACGTAAACTAGAGAAGTGTAATCCTGATGTAATTACTTTAGATGTAGAGATGCCAAAGATGGATGGGCTACAATTTTTAGAAAAGTTGGTCCAAGTAACAGGAAAATCTATTCCAGTTGTGATGCTAAGTAGTTTGACAACTAAACAGAGCAAAACAACTATTAAAGCTTTAGAATTAGGAGCTGTTGATTTTGTTGCTAAACCTTCTGGGAGTATTTCATTAGATATTAATAAAGTACAAGAAAAGTTGATTGAGAAGGTAAGATTAGCAGCAAAGGCTAAAGTTAAATTAGATAAAGCACCTAGCTTATCTAATACTTCTCTCTCTTTAAAGAAGAGAAAGTTAAAAAGAATCAACAGAAATAAGAAGAATTTAAGTCAAGGGCAAAGGCCTGCTTCAAATAAAAAATTAGTAGTAATCGGTGCATCTACTGGTGGACCTCGTGCTTTAAAAGAGGTAGTGACTTTATTGCCAGAGGATTTAAATGCAGAGATTTTGATTATTCAGCATATGCCTCCTGGTTTTACAACTTCTTTAGCAGAGAGGTTGAATAAATTATCTAAAATTAAGGTTAAAGAAGCTCAAGAAGGTGATAGACTAGAGAAAGGTCTTGCTCTCTTAGCTCCTGGGGACTATCATATGGTAATTGAAAGAGGAAAAGTGAGCTTGTCTCAAAGTGATAAGGTTCATAATGTCAGGCCTGCAGTAGATATAACTATGGAATCTGTTATTGCCGAATACGGAAATAATATAGTAGGGGTCTTGTTGACTGGGATGGGCAAAGATGGTGCAGAAGGTTTGAAATTAATTAGAGATGCTGGTGGACAAACTATTGCTCAAGATGAAGAAAGTTGTGTAGTCTATGGTATGCCTAAGGCAGCTTATGAATTAGGAGCAGTAGATGTAGTTAAGTCTATTGATGATATTGCAGTTGAAATTGTTAGAAGAGTTAATTCATAA
- a CDS encoding chemotaxis protein CheW, with translation MANETGQIIVFDIGTEKFGVKITEVHEIIRMKEITELPIDSSYIAGIINLRGDIISVIDLRKRFALKDIKKTDDTRIIVVEFEGQNVGLIVDAVSEVLHIDENNIDTPPKSMSGIKNDYIRGIIKINEDIVVLLELDNLLKSKEKIELDNDVKVDKGV, from the coding sequence ATGGCCAATGAAACAGGACAAATAATTGTTTTTGATATAGGTACTGAAAAATTTGGAGTTAAGATTACAGAGGTACATGAAATTATTCGTATGAAAGAAATAACTGAACTTCCGATTGATTCTTCTTATATAGCGGGAATTATTAACTTAAGGGGAGATATTATTTCAGTTATTGATTTAAGGAAGAGATTTGCTCTTAAAGATATAAAAAAGACAGATGATACTAGAATAATTGTAGTAGAGTTTGAAGGACAGAATGTAGGTTTAATAGTAGATGCAGTATCTGAGGTTTTACATATTGATGAAAATAATATTGACACACCGCCTAAGAGTATGTCTGGGATTAAAAATGATTATATCAGAGGTATTATTAAAATAAATGAAGACATAGTGGTTCTTTTAGAATTGGATAATTTATTAAAATCTAAAGAAAAGATTGAATTAGATAATGATGTAAAGGTAGATAAAGGAGTTTAG
- the hisA gene encoding 1-(5-phosphoribosyl)-5-[(5-phosphoribosylamino)methylideneamino]imidazole-4-carboxamide isomerase, translated as MEVIPAIDIRNGNCVRLYKGDFDQETVYGDPIEMARLWESKGASRLHIVDLDGALDGKPTNLELISKIVEEVEIPVQVGGGIRTMGIIRNYLEVGVDRVIIGTAAIENPELVVEGIKEFGSDRIVVGIDAKNNYVATEGWLETSDTTIVDLGKAMKTKGVEWVVFTDISKDGTLTGPNIDSTQNLAKETGLKVIASGGVSKIEDIKNLKAVEEDGIVGVITGKAIYTDSLDLEEAIELANS; from the coding sequence ATGGAAGTTATACCAGCGATAGATATACGGAATGGAAATTGTGTTCGTTTATATAAAGGGGACTTTGATCAAGAAACAGTTTATGGTGATCCAATTGAAATGGCTCGTTTATGGGAAAGTAAAGGTGCTAGTCGTTTGCATATTGTAGACTTAGATGGAGCTTTAGATGGTAAACCTACAAATCTAGAGCTAATCTCTAAAATAGTTGAAGAGGTTGAGATTCCAGTTCAGGTTGGTGGTGGAATTAGAACGATGGGGATTATTAGAAATTATCTAGAGGTAGGGGTAGATAGAGTAATTATTGGAACAGCGGCTATCGAAAATCCAGAATTGGTGGTAGAAGGAATCAAAGAGTTTGGTTCTGATAGAATTGTAGTAGGTATTGATGCTAAGAATAATTATGTAGCAACTGAAGGATGGCTAGAGACTTCTGATACTACGATTGTTGACTTAGGTAAAGCGATGAAGACTAAAGGTGTAGAGTGGGTTGTCTTTACCGATATTAGTAAAGATGGTACTTTAACAGGACCAAATATAGACAGTACTCAAAACTTAGCTAAAGAGACTGGGCTAAAGGTTATTGCTTCAGGGGGAGTATCCAAAATAGAGGATATTAAAAATTTAAAAGCAGTAGAAGAGGATGGGATTGTAGGAGTAATAACAGGAAAAGCAATTTATACAGATAGCTTAGATTTAGAAGAGGCTATTGAATTAGCTAATAGCTAA
- the hisF gene encoding imidazole glycerol phosphate synthase subunit HisF, with protein sequence MLAKRIIPCLDVDKGRVVKGVNFVDIRDAGDPVELAAFYDREGADELIFLDITASSDKRKTMVDVVKRTAEKVFIPFTIGGGIRTTEDMRELLKAGADKVSINSAAVKNPELIREGAQKFGSQCIVVAIDAKRKEDSWEVFIHGGRKATGIDVVDWAKRIEDLGGGEILLTSMDGDGTKDGYDNELNNAVSKAVNIPVIASGGAGNLEHIKEAFTIGKADAALAASIFHFKEYTIKESKEYLKKEGVNVRCL encoded by the coding sequence ATGTTAGCAAAGCGGATTATACCTTGTCTTGATGTTGATAAAGGTAGAGTGGTTAAAGGAGTAAATTTTGTCGATATTCGTGATGCAGGAGATCCTGTAGAGTTGGCTGCGTTTTATGATCGTGAAGGTGCTGATGAATTGATATTTTTAGATATTACAGCTTCCAGTGATAAACGAAAGACTATGGTTGATGTAGTAAAACGTACAGCAGAGAAAGTATTTATTCCTTTTACAATTGGTGGAGGAATTAGAACTACTGAGGATATGAGAGAATTATTAAAGGCAGGAGCAGATAAGGTATCTATTAATTCGGCAGCAGTTAAGAATCCTGAATTAATTAGGGAAGGTGCTCAAAAGTTTGGTAGTCAATGTATAGTTGTAGCAATAGATGCAAAGAGGAAAGAAGACTCCTGGGAAGTCTTTATCCATGGTGGGAGAAAGGCTACAGGAATTGATGTAGTTGACTGGGCTAAAAGAATAGAAGATTTAGGTGGAGGAGAGATTCTTCTAACCAGTATGGACGGAGATGGAACCAAAGATGGTTATGATAATGAATTAAATAATGCAGTTTCTAAAGCGGTAAATATTCCTGTAATTGCTTCTGGTGGTGCAGGAAATTTAGAACATATTAAAGAAGCATTTACTATAGGTAAAGCTGATGCTGCTTTAGCTGCATCCATTTTTCATTTTAAAGAGTATACTATTAAAGAAAGTAAAGAATATTTAAAGAAAGAGGGTGTGAATGTCAGATGTCTATAA